In Plasmodium brasilianum strain Bolivian I chromosome 12, whole genome shotgun sequence, the genomic window taatttttccttatctGTCATCTCTTCATTGGAATTATCATATTCATTTGAATAATCCTTAAGATAATTTTGAATCGAAGTTTCCATCTTTTGATTCTcaattttctcctttttatattcttcaaAACCTTTTGAAAACCATGCAGACATTAAATTATCAGCGTACCCTACAAATCCACCCTCagtaaatatatcttttgcAAATTGACTATTGAGTTTATCATTTGCACTTACACTTCTTGGAACAAATCTGGCGTTTTGAATAATCTGCATAGATGCTATACTATGTGTTGTGAAACGGATAGTCGTGATAATATTTTCCAGTATGTGTGAAGGGATATGTTGCAACAGTTTCATCATAGCCAATTTAGTAAGTAATTTCCTCTTTAGAAATCCTTTTTTCATTCCAACTACAAGTTTTCTAAGCTTATGAGGAATAAAAGCAGATGTTGACGTTGCAAATTTTTCAGAAAGCGTTGCTGAAAGCATTTTCCTTTTGTCACTATAATAACTTCTAACAGGATCTTTCCTTGCAAAAGCGGAgattatgaataaatttacatagaataaattttcatttttagctatttgatttaaatattctatattatttCCTCTAGCCATAAATTTTAATGGAGAATTTGTTAATGTTTGTAATTCTATTAATGCCTTTTTTATGGATTCTAAATTAGATTTAGGCGATTTTGATAATATgctatttaaataaaaataatgacgAGCACTAGACacatcatttaaaaataatttcctCGCCTTTTGACTCTTAGAAGAAATAGTGTTATATCTGTCAACTAATGCATAAAAGGCTGGCAATGCTTTACTctttatattgtatttagCATCCATTTTAAGtagtttcttttttaacTGTTGACCTCTCATCATAAATTGATcaaatatatagtttttttttctttttttttttttatttgcactTGTTCCTGGTACATATACAAGTTCTCTAGTCTCATACCAGAAAAAGAATTTGTAAAAGTCCACATATTCATTCTGATTAAAAATgagttttatataatgagGATTTGGTTCATTTGTTGAAGATGTATTCTCTATTTCAGCAAAAATTCTTAACAGATCAAAAGCTCTTTTCAAACTCTTttgattttctttttgtcCAATATCCTTTTTCAAAATCcttgaattatataatttagatTTTTCAAAGTTACATTTTAATGCGTTTTCTGTATCATCCCTTGGGCAAACTTGtgaaaatattcttattgcattaaatgaaaaggataAAGAATTTTCATATCcattaacattatttttattaaaaacattatCTATTTCGTGAATATTTATTAGGCTGAAAACATTTAGTACTAATTCTAGTAAGTCACATATGGTTTTACGTTCACCCATGGACGTAGTAGTTCTTCCTGGTCTTGATTCGAGGGGAATAAACGTTATgtctttttcaaatttttttcttggattataataaatattgcaCATTTCATTAAACATAAAGAAAGAGTAATCAGAATTAGCCATTATCATTGTTTGTAATGAATAAAAGGATTTCAATcctttaacaaaaaaattgttaaacgAAAGGTATGCCAAAGATAAGAGTAACATATGACctaacatatatacattggAAGAagatactatatatatttcgtaATTCAAACCAATAGAAGAGGAAGCTAACTTGctatattttgttcttattgGTTGTATAAGTTCTCCCAAGGCTAAATTATGAAAGTATAATCTTTCTAATTGATTAGTGCCTggattttttacaaatacgTGACAGAGATATTGtttcataattttgttatactTAGCACTTAAcggatttatattttcatttctaaAAGCATTTGCTTCAttaataaaacttttatCTTCATACACATCTCTATTACCATTTAagttttttctatttaatgaattattaattgACTGTAAAATgttgttaaaattattaagtcctaaatatttttgtctATTTAATTCTACTAGCATTTCACCCCTTAATTCTTCTAAAGCTCTCGCATATTCAAAAGCAGTATTAAGATAGTCTCCTTCTTTTTGTACTGAATTATCTTGACGACAATAATTTTCTACTTCTTTAGAAAATTTAGTTCCaatcattttttctaattcgATCTCATTTGAGCccaaaatttcttttttatcaaaattcatataatttgaGAAATGGTAATTTACAGGTTTTCTATTTGCATAGTCGTTGTCATTTAAACCATCTTCTGTTTGATAATCTTCTCCATTAGAATTAagcaatttttcttttatggaCATATCTTGTCCATTAtctaaataatatagaatTGAAGGATCGTCTAAATCGTCTGTATCATTTTTGTTGTTACCTCCAGAAcccttatttttattgccTACTTTATCTCTTGAATATTCTCCTTTATTTAGATTATCCTCAATTTCGTTAGCTCTTTTTTTAGCATGACTATTATCATGCAATATATGAATAGGATTTCCTCCATACATATTATCTGTGTTTCCTCTACCTGGAATTCCATTATCACCTATTCCCATTCCTGTTAATCTAGGATCTCTATAATTATCAGTTTCATTTGGATGCCCGTTTTCATCATGATCTGATGATATATACGTTTTGTTTTCTGGTTTTGATCGATTATAATCTCCTTCATTTAACTCGTATTCAGTGTCACTTGAATTATCATCAGAATTTTGGGGAAAAGGATTACTTCTACGTCTTTGACTAggttttttatatactttttttttatttggtgTATTATCgtatacattttttccattatcaGAACTAATTTCATTTGGTCTTTTGTCATGAGGTTTTACATTTTGTCCATCTCCCTGCTGTACAGTATATACCAATGGATTATATCCTTTTCCATACGTACCTTCACCTTCGTTAACAGGTCTTAAATCATGAAGATAATCACTCAGTGGACCTTTTTTCCCTGGGTAAGCACctccattttttccattcccTTGTGCACCATGATTTAAAGAGTAGGTTGTTCCATCATCTTTGTTCCCTTGAGGACCCCCTCCATAATGTGGTCCATCATGTTCTCCTTTACCCTCAGAACCATTATAAGGCACATAGGACTTACCATCAGGACCAACAAAAAGTTTGTATGCATTCCCATCTGGTCCAATATAATTTCCGTGAAATTTTCCATCAGGTTCAATTTGAGGTGTGAAAGTTTTCCCATCAGGTCCAATATAAGATCCGTGAAATTTCCCATCAGGTTCTATGTAAGTTTCATAAGTGTTTCCATCTGGACCAACGAAAGATTCATGAATTTGACCATCAGGTCCAACGAAGGGTTGGTAAGTTTTTCCATCGGGTCCAATATAATTTCCATGAAATTTTCCATCAAGTTCAATCTGgggtgtatatatttttccatcGGGTCCAATATAATTTCCGTGAAATTTTCCATCAGCTTCAATATGGGGTGTATACGTATTTCCATCAGGACCGACAAAGGATTCATATGTTTTACCCTTAGGTCCAAAGTATGGTTTGTATATTTTCTCATCAGGCTCAACGAAGGGTTTGTATGTTTTTCCATCAGGTCCAATATAATTTCCATGAAATTTACCATCCTGTTCAATATGAGGTGTGTAAGTTTTCCCATCAGGTCCAATATAAGATCCATGAAATTTCCCATCAGGTTCTATGTAAGGTTTATAAGTGTTTCCATCTGGCCCAACGAAAGATTCGTGAGTTTTCCCATCAGGTCCAACGAAGGGTTTGTACGTTTTTCCATCGGGACCAATATAATTTCCATGAAATTGACCATCGGGTTCAATGTGGGGCGTATAAGTTTTCCCATCAGGTCCAATGTAAGTTCCATGAAATTTCCCATCTGGTTCAATATGGGGTGTGTAAGTATTCCCATCAGGACCAACAAAAGATTCTTGAGTTTTACTATCAGATCCGACAAAGGGTTTGTACGTTTTCCCATCAGGCCCAATATAGGTTCCATGAAATTTACCATCTGGCTCAACATGAGGTGTGTATGTTTTTCCATCAGGTCCAATATAATTTCCATGAAATTTACCATCCTGTTCAATACGGGGTGTATAAGTATTCCCATCAGGACCGACAAAAGATTCATGAGTTTTACCATCAGATCCAACGAATGGTTTGTAAGTTTTTCCATCGGGACCAATATAATTTCCATGAAATTGACCATCCGGTTCAATGTGGGGCGTATAAGTTTTCCCATCAGGTCCAATGTAAGTTCCATGAAACTTCCCATCTGGTTCAATATGGGGGATGTAAGTATTCCCATCAGGACCAACAAAAGATTCTTGAGTTTTACTATCAGTTCCGACAAAGGGTTTGTAAGTTTTCCCATCAGGCCCAATATAGATTCCATGAAATTGACCATCGGGTTCAATGTGGGGCGTATAAGTTTTCCCATCAGGTCCAATGTAAGTTCCATGAAATTTCCCATCTGGTTCAATATGGGGTGTGTAAGTATTCCCATCA contains:
- a CDS encoding rhoptry neck protein 2 — its product is MLKVIIFILLIYVHIDYITTDKTNRRVRNANDVLKNESPTYSPKKKTKVIFYMGGQDHEDEENDNNANRNVNKGKQGMGANKGATGGTGNDEGNAPNGHDEGTNSNKNNGYNTGQLQANSPLHYDNSNNKNESNNGQNKIKYDKMKEEYENLKKKEEEEAERINRERMADMNRDKKGKNKKLRYNREKEDPYDTDYEYIDNVPHSTNSNAKNKTNSGVYDELGNGPYNLIGKESYVGPNGKTYTPYVGPDGKFHGAYIGPDGDIYEPYVDPDGKFNGTYIGPDGKTYEPFVGPDGKTHESFVGPDGNTYKPYIEPDGKFHGSYIGPDGKTYEPYVEPDGKFHGTYIGPDGKTYKPFAGHDGRTHKTFVGPDGNTYESFVGPDGNTYTPHIEPDGKFHGTYIGPDGKTYTPHIEPDGQFHGIYIGPDGKTYKPFVGSDSKTQESFVGPDGNTYIPHIEPDGKFHGTYIGPDGKTYTPHIEPDGQFHGNYIGPDGKTYKPFVGSDGKTHESFVGPDGNTYTPRIEQDGKFHGNYIGPDGKTYTPHVEPDGKFHGTYIGPDGKTYKPFVGSDSKTQESFVGPDGNTYTPHIEPDGKFHGTYIGPDGKTYTPHIEPDGQFHGIYIGPDGKTYKPFVGTDSKTQESFVGPDGNTYIPHIEPDGKFHGTYIGPDGKTYTPHIEPDGQFHGNYIGPDGKTYKPFVGSDGKTHESFVGPDGNTYTPRIEQDGKFHGNYIGPDGKTYTPHVEPDGKFHGTYIGPDGKTYKPFVGSDSKTQESFVGPDGNTYTPHIEPDGKFHGTYIGPDGKTYTPHIEPDGQFHGNYIGPDGKTYKPFVGPDGKTHESFVGPDGNTYKPYIEPDGKFHGSYIGPDGKTYTPHIEQDGKFHGNYIGPDGKTYKPFVEPDEKIYKPYFGPKGKTYESFVGPDGNTYTPHIEADGKFHGNYIGPDGKIYTPQIELDGKFHGNYIGPDGKTYQPFVGPDGQIHESFVGPDGNTYETYIEPDGKFHGSYIGPDGKTFTPQIEPDGKFHGNYIGPDGNAYKLFVGPDGKSYVPYNGSEGKGEHDGPHYGGGPQGNKDDGTTYSLNHGAQGNGKNGGAYPGKKGPLSDYLHDLRPVNEGEGTYGKGYNPLVYTVQQGDGQNVKPHDKRPNEISSDNGKNVYDNTPNKKKVYKKPSQRRRSNPFPQNSDDNSSDTEYELNEGDYNRSKPENKTYISSDHDENGHPNETDNYRDPRLTGMGIGDNGIPGRGNTDNMYGGNPIHILHDNSHAKKRANEIEDNLNKGEYSRDKVGNKNKGSGGNNKNDTDDLDDPSILYYLDNGQDMSIKEKLLNSNGEDYQTEDGLNDNDYANRKPVNYHFSNYMNFDKKEILGSNEIELEKMIGTKFSKEVENYCRQDNSVQKEGDYLNTAFEYARALEELRGEMLVELNRQKYLGLNNFNNILQSINNSLNRKNLNGNRDVYEDKSFINEANAFRNENINPLSAKYNKIMKQYLCHVFVKNPGTNQLERLYFHNLALGELIQPIRTKYSKLASSSIGLNYEIYIVSSSNVYMLGHMLLLSLAYLSFNNFFVKGLKSFYSLQTMIMANSDYSFFMFNEMCNIYYNPRKKFEKDITFIPLESRPGRTTTSMGERKTICDLLELVLNVFSLINIHEIDNVFNKNNVNGYENSLSFSFNAIRIFSQVCPRDDTENALKCNFEKSKLYNSRILKKDIGQKENQKSLKRAFDLLRIFAEIENTSSTNEPNPHYIKLIFNQNEYVDFYKFFFWYETRELVYVPGTSANKKKKRKKNYIFDQFMMRGQQLKKKLLKMDAKYNIKSKALPAFYALVDRYNTISSKSQKARKLFLNDVSSARHYFYLNSILSKSPKSNLESIKKALIELQTLTNSPLKFMARGNNIEYLNQIAKNENLFYVNLFIISAFARKDPVRSYYSDKRKMLSATLSEKFATSTSAFIPHKLRKLVVGMKKGFLKRKLLTKLAMMKLLQHIPSHILENIITTIRFTTHSIASMQIIQNARFVPRSVSANDKLNSQFAKDIFTEGGFVGYADNLMSAWFSKGFEEYKKEKIENQKMETSIQNYLKDYSNEYDNSNEEMTDKEKLIKELNEENEKVQAQKQENKLILNQNDKWDHYINKEYARALRLWLELNDAPHQKNSVVYKVVEDSKYLLENNIEENIIFSRTVKATKQTVFRKFFNKIVSLGNMLLRKPSFKVEHALWFGATIDIKKAFVILEKVSELHKLIRDQDESWLINEAFIEIVDHVIQVSTEKHLREPFSVVRNPGMMAINPNYNYIPHEDRLKELQNSMCADHCSAVWKMISSFALQHLKNPDSLQTYEVKFSSNSLGNKIDDKDFVNNFKMIIGGDAVLHYFDNLLPKSMKKELKAMKYGASLTSAFSLKLTKVIFSEMQLPYLSKMFYMQAPYFGNFIGKWQKEREKSRMKELLGFMTLGTLSAYTILSAMDITQHATDIGVGPATSCYTSTIPPPKQVCIQQVVKATLTNSTEACMKSVFSVGLFASIGPYLFAPMAGLALWNVLKSEFKVLQRIDMALKGVFKSMWKKFLSLSAIRRLKGIFKRRKAMKKKLIENAEHKMMEMKNNPNKVKDHKMAIKKIHNQSKGGYNYISYARIKI